The following are encoded together in the Diabrotica undecimpunctata isolate CICGRU chromosome 7, icDiaUnde3, whole genome shotgun sequence genome:
- the LOC140446302 gene encoding uncharacterized protein has translation MGALPDLRISKAKPFSCVGVDFGGPFLIRANKLKNAKRTKAYICLFVCFATKALHLELVSELSTEAFLASFRRFIARRGRCSVVYSDCGTNFVGAKSYLEDIKSHFDKNDIITWHLNPPAASHFGGLFEAGIKSVKTHVSRVIGEQVLTYEEFNTLLIQIEAVLNSRPLCPVSNDPNDFSVLTPGHFLTLEPLKIIPDRDYSDVNLNRLSRWQLLQRLHADFWQRWSREYLHTLHQRSKWHKNEGAPPGIGYEAGWMNTQCFVEVLKHFSKHTLSSKENSTLLIMDNHKSNISIEGINLCNKLQKIRIKKTAIETVKVNILSKVSESKEEKMI, from the exons ATGGGGGCTCTTCCCGACCTACGGATATCCAAGGCCAAACCATTTTCTTGCGTTGGCGTCGACTTTGGCGGTCCTTTTCTGATACGAGCCAATAAGCTTAAAAATGCTAAACGAACGAAAGCCTATATTTGCCTATTTGTATGCTTTGCCACTAAGGCTTTGCACTTAGAATTGGTATCCGAACTTAGTACCGAGGCATTTTTAGCCTCATTCAGACGTTTTATAGCACGCCGAGGACGTTGCTCTGTTGTCTATTCTGATTGCGGAACAAATTTTGTAGGAGCAAAATCCTATTTAGAAGACATTAAGTCACATTTTGACAAAAACGACATCATTACATGGCATTTAAATCCTCCGGCAGCTTCCCATTTTGGTGGATTGTTTGAAGCGGGTATAAAAAGCGTAAAAACACATGTGTCTAGAGTCATAGGCGAACAGGTTTTAACCTATGAAGAATTCAACACATTACTAATACAAATAGAGGCTGTCTTAAATAGTCGTCCCTTATGTCCTGTCAGTAATGATCCAAATGATTTTTCAGTGTTAACACCTGGTCATTTTCTTACACTAGAGCCTTTAAAGATAATTCCCGATCGGGATTACAGTGATGTTAATTTAAATAGACTAAGTCGTTGGCAATTGCTGCAACGATTACATGCAGACTTTTGGCAAAGATGGAGCAGAGAATATTTACATACTCTCCATCAACGCTCGAAGTGGCATAAAAATGAGG GAGCTCCTCCGGGCATTGGCTACGAAGCCGGCTGGATGAACACGCAGTGCTTTGTAGAAGTATTGAAGCATTTTAGTAAACACACCTTAAGTTCAAAAGAAAACTCTACGCTCTTAATAATGGACAATCATAAGAGTAACATCTCAATAGAAGGAATTAATTTGTGCAACAAGCTACAAAAAATTAGAATAAAGAAGACGGCGATTGAAACTGTTAAGGTAAATATATTATCAAAGGTTAGTGAATCCAAAGAGGAAAAAATGATATAA